The genome window AGTTACTGAAGCTCTGTAcaataaaataagaataaaatacaaaagattaTAAATTCACTTAAACTACAAGCAATAAAGCCATTTCTACAATAGTATAGTTATTATTCCGTAAAAATGGAAAGCCTGCCTAAACAACGTTATCAATAGCTGCCTGACTGTTGAAAGGCTAGGTCCTTGTCTGatttcaggccccatctgcactatacatctaaagcaTTATTATGCCACttgaaagagtcatggcttcccccaaagaatcctgggaactgtagtttgtcaagggtccTGAGAGCTGTAGGGAGAtgcctattcacctcacagagctaccattccaagagtggttgaacaatcagtccctcttcctgggaactctgggaatgatagctctgtgagtggaataggggtctcttagcacccttaacaaaccacacgttgggggacgccatgactgtttaaagtgtggtatgctttcaatgtatagtgcagatgtggcctaagtcctactcagagtagacccatagaaattaatAAGTCTGAGTTAGCCACGCCCATTAaggtcaatgggtctactctgagtaggcttaGCAATGGGTATAACTTCTCCCTTCTCTGCCCCTTAAAGTCCTAGGTTGTTCAGGTTTCTCTACGGCTTCTACTGACATAGACAAAAATGTGCATGCCAGCTGCAAATGATATCACATCAGATATGACCCTCAGAGCAGGGCCATCTGATGGAAGGAACTGAACAGGTATGCCAGAACAAGCTTGCCCATGATCAACTCTCAGCAACCtattccaccctccctccctccctccctcccttcgtACTACAAAAACACTGTATAGGAAAAGCAAGCCATCTTCTTTCTATCCCCAACCTTGGGTAACAGTGCCACCTAGTAGAGGAAACCCAGAAGCACACCTTCATATTGACAAAGTTCTGGAGTTCTCCCCTGGGCAGCTGGAGAAGGAATTGGATCAAAGGCAGGTTTGCAGCTTGGACGGCCAAGTGCAGGATGGTTTTGCTGCTCTTCAGATCCTAGAAAAGGGTAAGGGCAGGGTAAGTATCAGATGGCCAGATGCTCTCTCCGAGAGATTTGGGTAAGGTGACCACGTGCCCTACTTcacagtcttctatttgaagcagatgctctaccattgaaccaTGGCCCTTCAAATCTGTGGCTGCTGGtgactctgggttttagtccactctgggttttagtatgaactttcaaagagctatcTAAGGTGCTGCAACTTATTCCTaaagttcagcaccttggacagctcctggaaagtttggactaaaactcagagtcaCCAACAGTCACTgatttgaagggccacagctcagtggtagcacatctgcttagcatgcagaagtcccaagttcaatccctggcatctccaggaaggactgagAGAGAAATTCTggggacctgctgccagtcagtatagacaatattgagctagatggatcaaaggcctgactctgtataaggcagctttctatgttcttatgttgcaagTCCCCTTTAAAGTCCTTCCAGACTACAATCAGGAGGGTTTCAAGCATATCCTGGAAGTGTAGGTTTGTGCAATTCAAGTGGATTGCAGCAGTCAGTTGCTCTGGCACAACAGGTCGGCTTTCGTTTTAAAAGTGGctgttttgcagttaggaaagtggcggggaaatgcactgaaaagtgtgggatgaatgaatgattagtaGGAAGCTGTTTGAACACACTGCAAGCAAACCATGCTGAATGCAttgctcaacaaacaggtcatctgggGGAGCTCCGGGATAATCCTGAAAGGGAAGCATGGGGGCCTTGAAGTTACACATCGGCCGTTAGCACCAgcctgagcaggcacacaagacacttggtcacagtcttcctcGCTACAGTGAGATATATTTCTctgtttaaattacagtaatagTTGCCAAGTTGTGCAAATGTTATGCAGACCTGCATCCTCttgtcctctttttcttttttttttaatgatggattgccttttttgtgtgtgtgatgcagACACTCTGGTCTTGGGTTCCTTAACCCTCTCCTGGGGAGAAGGAAATCCTTCCCATAGCGTGTCCACCTACCTGGCTTTTGTAGTCGGCCCCAAGTTGCAGGAGCAGTTGAATACAGAGCAAGTAGTCCTGGAGGTGTTGCTGAGACAATGGTTCCATACTTTGGGCCCGGAAGGCGGCGTTGTGAGCTATGACAGCACAATGCAAGGGGGTGAAACCTGCCAGGATAGTGCAGAATGGGATGTCAAGTGCTCCATGTATTAGCAATGTGCCCCCCCGCCCACATTCTAGGGGTGGAAGAAACTGTCACATTTGGTtctttcagattctcatttttctaattttataTTCAATTCACATTCCTGCAACAatttgtgtgcttttttaaaaaaaaatccttatgaaaactcttcagcattttagtgcattttgcAAGCAGCTTAGGTGAATGCACAcgttttttgcaaacaatttatcctaatgtaatgcatttttgtatatcactaatatgttcattttgcatttttgtaagcattgtttggttggaggtctgcatcacaaaattcagacaagtgcaaaccccaaaggatggctgtactttgaaagttctcacattgtttcggagagtgcaaattttatagatttggctttaaacgcaaacagaattgaatttctctccccctgcccccactctGTCCATTCTCCAGCTCCAGAAAAAGTTTCTGGGAATACATAACAACCCTCCCATCATCTCACCTTCAAAATTTCTGGCCTCCACATTGATGGGGACACCAATCATCATGACagcctgaaaaagaatccagAAAAGAGAAAGTAATCCTGACTTGTGCTTAGAACAGATGACATCCCGACCTAAGAGAAACCCGACATTTTATCTGGTACCAATTATCCAAGCATGGAGATCAAGTGATGGGAAAAACACTGCTGGCTTCATTTATGGGTGCCAGCTTGCTGTTAAAAACTACAGGAGCAGGGGGCTGTAGCAGGTATGAACAGCTTGTAGCCCACCAGATGTTACTgaatgccaactcccatcatccctgattattggccacactggctggggctgatgggaattggagtccaacaacagacaGGCATGGCTGGGGGCACCAGAGAAATAGACAGGAGCTGCCCCTGAGCATCTGCTACCTGAAgcaattgcctcactctgcctagtgatagggctggccctgcattgcttgcagatatggggaacctgtggctctccagctattgttggacaacaactcccatcacacttgactattggccacattggctaaggctgatgggagctggagtccaacagcatctggtgggccatggcttccctatccctgctctatGGGCAAAGTAGTAGTTACACCCACCTCAATAACGCTGGGCAGCCCATAGGTGGCACCAAGGTGCAAGACAGTCTGGCCCTTTTGGTCTACAGCGTCGACGTCTGCTCCCAGCATGATCAGGTCCTTCATGATCTCGGGCTCATTTGCTGCAGCTGCTACTAGCAGTGGAGTCTGGGCACATGGAGGAGGAAAGCAGTGAGAGGTTGCAGCTGGGACTGGGCAGAGCAGAACCTTACCAGGTAGCTGATCCTAAGCAGCCACCTAGGGCAGTTTATGGGGAGGCAGCCTGCAACTGATGGAAGGAAATATGTGCCCCTTTAGTGCACTTACGCCAAGGGTGGGAAACAGTCTCAGGGCCACCTTcattctgggcaacctcccaAGGGCAACCTGCGAGTGGTGGgcaagccagaagcaaaagtgggtggagcaacaaatgtaattttTTCTTTGTGTAgaaggttagtttctacacacactcacacatgactctcttcctccatccagacaagcaagagacatgatcagggttTAAACACTTGAGGTGCAaagaagggccagtgagggatgttgcctgggaagagttctTAGGGAGAGGCCCgagggggccacatttggcccccaagcctgaggctCCTTACCCCTGGTGTATCATTTTTTTGTGGGTCCAGTTGTATAGACCAGGAGTCCAGCAGACGTTTATTTTAGAAAATGTTAataacattttaatgtaaatgtaTGTTTTACTTATGTTTTATTGCTGTAAACTTTATGTGGTGCATGCAACGTTGTGATTTTACAAAAGTGTGGTTTATAATTAATGCTGTCATTAAAACAGGTATCATAGTGGGATGCAATTTCGAGTAACAGATGCAATtcataaaaatgtataaaataacaaatctatatatattttaaaaataacttggAATAATCTGGAAAGGTAAAAGTTACAAACAAACATTTGCGTGGATACATGAATAAATGAATGCAAATATGCTGATATTCATCCAAGACACACTTAGAGTACACACACCAAAATCAGTGGACCTAAATTTGATTTCAATGGTTTTATACTGAGTATGACTAATACTGGCTATCCTCCATAACAAATATGTAGCGTATAAACTACTATTGAAGAAATTATACATGTGTGAGCCGAATAAAGGCCAGGACTCATTCTCACTTTTCCCCTGTGCTCTTTGATGTCCAGCTGGCCACTCCAGTTCCGGAGCAACTCAGCAGCAGCGTAAGCCAGTGGGCGGAGTCCTTGGGCCACATACAGGTGCAGGAACCTGAAAAGGAGAGAGACACAGGATGGTTAAAAATCTGGTGACCAGCAGACAAGACTCTTTGGCTTACCCACCTCCCATGCCAATGCAGTGACAGAACactgtggcataatggttagagcGCTGGTCTAGAACTGCAGAGACCctggttgttattattattattaaattgatatcctgcccttctttccaaaAGGAGTCTAGGGTGGCATGGTTCAAACCCCTGCTCAGCCATAGAGCTCATGTGGGCCAGGGACTCTCTTTCTCAAaattaacctacctcacagtgttgttgggaAGATAATAGCTCAGGAAAGAGCCAtgtgcgccaccttgagctcactgagaaaggtgggttataaatataataaataaatgtaattaatgcATAATCGAATAAGAATGTAAAATAATGGaagcatgtcttgtttctgttatttgggctgattgcaggtgttgccaccactcaccatatgctcagaggcacatgttaccaaattcttccaagctacacaggaagtggattggactgtgaaagaccaacccaaattgtgtttgcattttgacaaatttgtagggcagtacaatatctcagagagtgggtcaggtctcccgctcgcctggtgcattcaccacaacggcccaatttccctgctttttaaagtttgatagaaatatctgttggctataggtatgttcttaaaccacaaggtttttttgcccattagtgaatttctctgctttttaattcaggaggtaagaaatgggattctgtgcaagtttgctgagaatggattgatcattggcatgcttattgagttcaatgggatttactgccgtgcaatcatgcttagcatatgtaaaactgaccatgggggggaggaggagaagagggagggggagagggaaggctggagtgggcaggggaggagaaagaaggaagaggggaggggaggaaggaggaagggagaggagaggggaaggaggggacaggcaggcctgatcatttgcatgcttattgagtttaatgggatttacttccatgtaatcatggttagcaacagaccatgggggaggaggagggggaaggagagaattggaaggggaggggggaggggcgaaggaagggggagggaaggggcaaaagggaggtgatgggagggaggaggaggggagggcaggtttgatcatttgaatgcttattgagttcaattggatttactcccacacaataatgcttaggataggtgaaactgacctggggaggggcagggaggggggaagagggagggagggatgggaggaggagggcaggaaggtgagagggagggatgggaggaggagggcaggaaggtgagagggaggaagggggaggagattgggtgtggaggcactgggcagaggggaagcccctttcctttccaaaaggaaaacattgtgaacagtatcattctttttcagggttttcccccacctacagcaggaacatgtagtctcccacccaaatttaaaccaaagctgtcagtggccacatccacaccaggcctttatttcactttggacagtcatgacttcctcccaaagactcctgggaagtgtagttagtgaagggtgctaagagttgctaggagatgccctgttcccctcacagagctttaatcagagtggctgactgttaaatcattctggccactggagctctgtcaagggaataggagtctcctctcagcacccttcaaagactacacttcccaggattctttcggggaagacattactgtctcaagtgaaataacgGTCTGGTGTGGGCATGgcgccctgattagccaagcccagcagctgtgagtctggcttttagaacactgacagttggttattactgagcatgcctgggcttataattaactccaatgctaaatttcttcaattaattaaaaatcaggtaggtattttttcaacttttaaattgcagaagatggttagagtatggggcaaggtcagtaataggattacaggtactctgtgaacactgatttttaattaatttcaacaaattatacaactgacagaaaaaagtacaacaggggtctgtttttttcttctctttttacacAGAgagaactctcaattctctctgactgttttgtgtatcaccatgaaaatttagagggttgttaagtgtttctgaattcaggactatatgttttgtaaggttttgttttgaaatgtgcttatgggaagcagcagaatggcatgggggtaatgtcaatttaacattgcagaatgcaaacaacatgctggctatagtatacagcccatcttatggctgtataataaataacctcccttccccaccccactggTCTAGGGCCCTCTGGTGACACCAGATAATCCCATAAATTCAGGTCAGCATTGtgacctccttcccttcccctttcttcTTGCCTGACCCTTGCTAGGGTTGGGGAGTTGCAAAAACTGCtaccaaaaaaataataatccttgtTTGGGTTACACTTTCGATCAGCCTGTGCACTCCAGTTCATTTGCCCCATTTCAGGGCCAGTCAAAGAGGTTTCCAGGTAAGGCTGTAGCTCCAtggcagatcatctgctttgcacgcagaaggccctgtgatcaatccctggcatctgcaggtagggctggaaatgttccctgcctgaaatcctgaagagccactgccagtcagagtagacaatattgagctagatggaccgatggtatgactcagtataaggcagcgccCTGGGTTCCTCTGTTTTGTGGCCTGAGGcagaggacaagatggtgccttctCTCCATTTACACTGAGATAGGACAGCATTCTTCGCCTGTCTCTTGGAGGGTATAGGGCAGGACCTCTAAAAGGATGGCAACAAAGGGGAATGACTAGGGGGCTCAGGAGGAAAAGCCTGGGGCTGCtgcctgctaggaggaaggaacATCTGCGACCTATGGTGTTCACAccctctgcctaatagtagagcCAACCTCGGCCCTGTCACTGGCTTGAAAGCTCCAGGATGATTTCTACCAACCTCAGCCTTTCCTGCCATCACCCATTCCACTATGACCATACCTCTCCACCACACAAGGGGATTGCCAAAACAGAGGATGCATTTGCCTAAAGTTTGCCCATGCGAGGTGCACATGTAAGATGCAATTtgtgaaataattactataaataGAAATGTAGTGCATATACCATCTTGGGGAAGACTGACTAAGGTGTACCAGCTCAGTTTGACATCCAGGTATGAACTGTTGATGGGCAGTTTCAAGGTCCCCACTCTCACTTCTTAGGGTTCTTCATCTTTATGTATCCAACTAGGCTCGtgtccataccatgcatttaaaacacatggcttcccctgacCCCTGGCAAAAACTCCagctcacagagcaacaattcccagcacccttaacaaactaccgttcccctgattcttgggggaaagccatgtgttttaaatgtgctttaaatgtacggtgtgggcATGAACTTGGgccaggcagcccttcaaatagaggagtcCTTCACATTGAGCAGTGGTTCCTCAActgttttccccatggaccacttgaaaatcgctgaccgcttcatgatttttctgactactgtagcaattgtaatgtgctgcgttagatgctgtatgatttttcattgtatttttacagacgcacctgaatgaagctcacagaccacctgTGGGACTACAGTGTGGGAACACCTGAAGTAGAAAATTGTCCCCTGTAAAGCAGGAGACGCATGGCCACCTCACTTGGACAGGGGCAGAGTGACTTCCCACATGGGATGTGGTTCCAAGTAattggcaacatgagaatgggctttttcagtggtggccccctggctgtggaatgctgttTCCGGGGAGGCACTCCTGGCACCTTCTCTACTCATCTTTAGGCGCTAGGCAAAGATCTTCctttttacccaggcctttggaatgCTGTCTTAGTCCTTCTGCTTTGGGTtctaaattttgtatattgtatgtttttaagttCATTTTATCTTGTATGTTTTAAGAATGTGTTGTAAGTCGTCTAGGGACCACTAGGTATGGGGTGGCTAACCAATTAAATAAATACCGACAGTAGCAGACTCACATGTCTCCATCCTCATCTTGCTGTAGCAGAAGAGGCAGCCCCATCTGCTGGATCTGCTCTCGAGCTTGGGCCAATTCAACTGGATCCATCTCCATGGATGCAAGTGGGTAATTCTCAGGGGGAAGGAGGCTGGGGAGGTTCAGCTGTTGCTCCAGACAGGCACCCCCAGGGGTGGGAAAGAGGTTCAAGGCCCCAGTTTCGTTGATTGCCTTCTGTGTGGAAGAAACCATGGCAAAGAGGCATTGGAACACTGCCAATCTCTCCCTGTCTTAGTCAGGGGTAGGGGTGTCAGAGAAATCCAACAGACACAGAAACTGGAGCAGAAAATTGCCAGTGTTCACTTATTCGTCTCGTGtccggaatggaaatcagtctAGTGAACATGatcagtatttgctgttgttgctttcagcccacaaATGATATGAAATtgatatctccccccccctttgcatttcatttcctttgcactgaaatgaagggGAGGGAATAACATAAGGACAATGTAATTGACATCATTAATTAATGTAAATCACGTAAGTTACATcatttcaccacagcagacagcgAGACGAATAATGTATGTTTGGGCAGAAGAAGAGCTGcagcggaatggaaacagtgttgcCTGCAACAACGGCAGggtggaaaggaaaacattgcctTCTTCCATGCCTAGTCAGGGATTGCCAGTGAGGCACTCGCAGGCAAACATAGGCTCACTGAGATTTTCCCTGGCACCCGCAAGGTCCCCCACTCCCATTGAAATTAGGCTTGGAAGAAGCATCTATTGTAGGCAATAGAATTGTTTgtggtatgtgtgtgcgtgtgctgcccatgacagtttccatggtttgcaaatgtgcccatgggctgaAAAAGGCTGCTGACCTGATACCAGTTCTTCTACCTCTGCCTTGCAGCAGTCCTGCTCACTATCCTTACTGACCACTCTGTCATCAATAACCTGTTTTCGATACCTGGGCCAAAAAACAGTAGCTCATGAAAAAGTGAAACACAGTGATATAGGATTGTTTCTGGCTAAGTCACATTGaagaatagacccattaaaatcagtggacAAATGAGCCATGAAAGGAGGAGGTAGAGCGCCTTTCTGGGTGAGTGGGAGGCGGCAGGGCAAGCCAGGCAGTAAGGC of Rhineura floridana isolate rRhiFlo1 chromosome 15, rRhiFlo1.hap2, whole genome shotgun sequence contains these proteins:
- the NFKBID gene encoding NF-kappa-B inhibitor delta, which gives rise to MGMRLQKGCKVPRGTIAPQTVRKLLEQKRQQQTARGHSTGPLIPPRAPESNKAVESRFPEPPGATEGRGPTPGQTAAPEYPVPAFPSWQPDTSSQAAFPTDCHYHPVDPTKNYLLPSPGPQYNVRSPFPPVETSVYGPAGPGPSEAVYGSKVASTVDYEKAINETGALNLFPTPGGACLEQQLNLPSLLPPENYPLASMEMDPVELAQAREQIQQMGLPLLLQQDEDGDMFLHLYVAQGLRPLAYAAAELLRNWSGQLDIKEHRGKTPLLVAAAANEPEIMKDLIMLGADVDAVDQKGQTVLHLGATYGLPSVIEAVMMIGVPINVEARNFEGFTPLHCAVIAHNAAFRAQSMEPLSQQHLQDYLLCIQLLLQLGADYKSQDLKSSKTILHLAVQAANLPLIQFLLQLPRGELQNFVNMKAHGNTALHMAAGLHDHPFQEQIVHLLLHHWANPSARNLENEQPVHLLAPGPATEQLRLLLRSRRVGPGPAHLPLFP